Below is a genomic region from Billgrantia tianxiuensis.
GACGTGGATCGCGCGGTCGACGCCGCGAATCAACTCGCGGTTGTTACGGATGATCACTTCAAGCGCCAGCACGCCCTGCTGGCTGACCGCCTGCTGCTGCTGTAGATCGACGATGCGCTGGCGCAGCGGGAAGAGCAGCTCCTCCTCGATGAAAGTTCGCTGAGGGTGCTCGTCGTCCAGCCGCTCCAGCGCCTGAATCAGACGCCGGTCGATCAGACGGCCCAGGTCGATCTGACGCTGCAGCCGGCCGAGCAGCTGGCGCAGGCTCTCCTGGTCGTCGCTGAGGGTGATGTTGTCACGCCGCAGCATATCGCGGCCGCCTTCCAGGTCGGCAATGATCGCATCCAACGCCTGCTGGGCATTCTCGAACTTGCGGAAATAGCGCTGCACGCGGCTGCCGGCACCGGGAATGCGCGACAGCAGGCGGTCGAACGGGCCCGATGCCAGGCGGTGCTGGTGCGGGTCGAGTTCCTGCATGTGGCCACGCAGGTCGATCAGGGCCTTGGCCACCGGGCCGCCCTCATCGCCCTGATGGGCCAGCTTGCGCAACGGTGCCTGCAGCATCTCACTGTGATGCGCCGCCTGCTGTTGCAGCTCGAGTCCCATCTCGTCCACCGCTCGGCGCTGACGCTCGAGCGCGGCGCCTTCGCTGGCCAGCACCTCGTCGACGAAGGCGGAGGCCATCTGCTCGAGCTCAGGGTCATCGATTTCCACTTCCTCGCCGCTCGCTTCGGGAGCGATCTCCTCGAGCTCGTCGGCGATCTGCTCCACCGGCGGCAGCGAGAGTGGCGAGCCACGTTCGGACGACTGGTTCATAAGCGATTCCCCTTTAGACCTACCTAAACACTAGCAGCGGCGCCCGCAGCGACTCACCCTGTATCGCCTTGCTAGCGCCGCTCGCTGCGGCTATAGCGCTCAGCACCATCGATGAAACGGCGCAGTTCCTCCAACGCCCGGTCGGTGGCCAGCGCCGCCTGTGGACGCCCCGTCTCGACCCGTGCCAGCGCCACCGCGGTATCGTCGAGCAGGGTCAGCGCCGACTCGTTGCGCGCCACCAGGCGGCGCAGACGGCGCTCGGTCTCCTCGATCAACTCCAGACGGCGCTTGAGCGCGATGCGTTCCTCGACGGAGAGCCGGTTACCCTCCTGTTCCAGGCGCCGGCGCACGTAGTCGCCGTCCAGCCCTATCACGCCACGCGACTGGGCTGCCATGGAGGAGAAGGTGTCCACCGCGCCGAGACAGACCTCGGTGATCAGGCCGCGAGAGCGTTCGAAAGCCAGCTCGCTGCGATCGAAACGCGCCGACAGCAGCTCCATGACATGTGTATAACGGGTATAGAAG
It encodes:
- a CDS encoding toxic anion resistance protein is translated as MNQSSERGSPLSLPPVEQIADELEEIAPEASGEEVEIDDPELEQMASAFVDEVLASEGAALERQRRAVDEMGLELQQQAAHHSEMLQAPLRKLAHQGDEGGPVAKALIDLRGHMQELDPHQHRLASGPFDRLLSRIPGAGSRVQRYFRKFENAQQALDAIIADLEGGRDMLRRDNITLSDDQESLRQLLGRLQRQIDLGRLIDRRLIQALERLDDEHPQRTFIEEELLFPLRQRIVDLQQQQAVSQQGVLALEVIIRNNRELIRGVDRAIHVTVSALTVAVAVALALANQRLVLDRVESLNTTTSEMIAGTAKALRQQGVEIQTRAASAQLDMQSLEQAFDDVLGAIDDLSRYRQEALPKLDAQIDRLAQLARQGGAAVDRLQRGSDIQAPAAEESQDAAERERKGGSA